In Variovorax paradoxus, a single genomic region encodes these proteins:
- the pheA gene encoding prephenate dehydratase: MTASAPTPPSSPSDNSESLADLRVQIDSLDQRLLSLLNERAHVAELVGEVKKREGTPFFRPDRVAQVIDKMQKSNGGPLKDLHVAAIWREIMSACLALESPQRVAVLGPEGTFCEQAAIDYFGGAADLIYCASFDEVFHATAAGSAQYGVVGVENSTEGVVTRSLDLFLHSPTHVVGEVSLLVRHHLLRSSNSLEGVEAVLAHPQALAQCQTWLSKHLPNAERRAVSSNAEGARLASTNPAWAALAGERAATRFGLHIVAHAIQDDSYNRTRFSVICLPQTLAMPPASGRDCTSLIVSVPNRPGAVHDLLVPLKANNVSMTRFESRPARTGQWEYYFYIDLDGHPSQPNVAAALAELRGLCAFYKVLGAYPVKS, encoded by the coding sequence ATGACCGCCTCCGCCCCCACACCACCCTCCTCTCCTTCCGATAACTCCGAAAGCCTGGCCGATCTGCGCGTGCAGATCGACTCGCTCGACCAGCGACTGCTCAGCCTGCTCAATGAGCGGGCCCATGTGGCCGAGCTGGTCGGCGAGGTCAAGAAGCGCGAGGGCACGCCGTTCTTCCGCCCCGATCGCGTGGCGCAGGTCATCGACAAGATGCAGAAGAGCAACGGAGGTCCGCTCAAGGACCTCCATGTGGCGGCCATCTGGCGCGAGATCATGTCGGCCTGCCTGGCGCTCGAATCGCCCCAGCGCGTGGCCGTTCTCGGCCCCGAAGGCACTTTCTGCGAACAGGCCGCCATCGATTACTTCGGCGGCGCCGCCGACCTGATCTACTGCGCCAGCTTCGACGAGGTGTTCCACGCCACGGCCGCCGGCAGCGCCCAGTACGGGGTGGTCGGCGTCGAGAACTCGACCGAAGGCGTGGTCACGCGTTCGCTCGACCTTTTCCTGCACTCGCCCACCCATGTCGTAGGCGAAGTCAGCCTGCTGGTGCGCCACCACCTCCTGCGCAGCAGCAACTCGCTCGAAGGCGTGGAAGCCGTGCTGGCCCATCCGCAGGCGCTGGCCCAGTGCCAGACCTGGCTGTCCAAGCACCTGCCGAACGCCGAACGGCGCGCCGTGTCGAGCAACGCCGAAGGCGCCCGCCTCGCCTCCACCAACCCGGCCTGGGCCGCGCTGGCCGGCGAACGCGCCGCCACCCGCTTCGGCCTGCACATCGTAGCGCACGCCATCCAGGACGACTCGTACAACCGCACCCGCTTCTCCGTCATCTGCCTGCCGCAGACGCTGGCCATGCCGCCGGCCTCGGGCCGCGACTGCACCAGCCTGATCGTCTCGGTGCCCAACCGGCCCGGCGCGGTGCATGACCTGCTGGTGCCGCTGAAGGCGAACAACGTGTCGATGACCCGCTTCGAGTCGCGCCCCGCGCGCACCGGCCAGTGGGAGTACTACTTCTACATCGACCTCGACGGCCACCCCTCGCAGCCCAACGTGGCCGCGGCGCTGGCCGAACTGCGCGGACTCTGCGCCTTCTACAAGGTGCTGGGCGCCTATCCCGTCAAGTCCTGA